A genomic segment from Bradyrhizobium sp. CB1015 encodes:
- a CDS encoding DUF1932 domain-containing protein: MAGDPRRWQIGLVGYGEVGRILAEDLRQRDIKVSAYDIKLGGEQGAPLQEHAAKFAVDLATSHAELAAKSDFIISAVTANHAVPVAKACAAAINQGTWFLDFNSASPGAKQRAAALIDGAAGRYVEGAVMTSVPPYRIKVPLLLGGPGASELEPLLNAIGFAAKVASDKLGVSSAVKMCRSIMIKGLEAMVIESFTTARAYGVEDAVLASLAETFPGIDWEQLGAYCFQRVIEHGRRRAEEVREVAETVREAGLTPWSAQGTAERQAWMADLADEGLFGIRGSKEFACSADWRTEADRILAKINRTK, translated from the coding sequence ATGGCAGGTGATCCCAGGCGCTGGCAGATCGGGCTGGTCGGCTATGGCGAGGTCGGCCGGATTTTAGCCGAGGATTTGCGCCAGCGAGACATCAAGGTCTCAGCCTACGATATCAAGCTCGGAGGCGAGCAGGGAGCGCCGCTGCAGGAGCATGCGGCGAAATTCGCTGTCGATCTTGCAACCTCTCACGCCGAACTGGCCGCGAAATCCGATTTCATCATCTCCGCCGTCACGGCGAACCATGCCGTACCGGTCGCAAAGGCCTGTGCGGCAGCGATCAATCAGGGCACCTGGTTTCTCGATTTCAACTCGGCCTCTCCCGGTGCCAAGCAGCGCGCCGCGGCACTGATCGACGGCGCTGCCGGGCGCTATGTCGAGGGCGCGGTGATGACCTCGGTGCCGCCTTATCGCATCAAGGTGCCGCTCTTGCTCGGCGGACCCGGCGCGAGCGAGCTCGAGCCGCTTCTGAATGCGATCGGTTTCGCGGCCAAGGTGGCCAGTGACAAGCTCGGCGTGTCCTCGGCCGTCAAAATGTGCCGCAGCATCATGATCAAGGGCCTCGAGGCCATGGTCATCGAGAGCTTCACGACGGCGCGCGCCTATGGCGTCGAGGATGCGGTGCTGGCTTCGCTTGCGGAAACGTTTCCCGGCATCGATTGGGAGCAGTTGGGTGCCTATTGCTTCCAGCGCGTGATCGAGCACGGCCGCCGCCGGGCCGAGGAGGTGCGCGAGGTTGCCGAGACCGTGCGCGAGGCGGGGCTGACGCCGTGGTCGGCGCAAGGCACGGCCGAACGGCAGGCCTGGATGGCCGATCTCGCCGATGAAGGGCTGTTCGGCATCAGGGGCAGCAAGGAGTTCGCCTGCAGTGCGGACTGGCGCACCGAGGCGGACCGGATCCTGGCGAAGATCAATCGGACGAAATAG
- a CDS encoding amidohydrolase family protein produces MTTQAAFDLIFRNALLRSSAAPVDIGVKGSRIAAIAPQLACEAAEIDLGGHLALPGFVDTHIHLDKACLLGRCGHDHGSVSDAIRAVAAMKKDFTIEDVYARGARVLERAIVNGTMRMRTHVEIDPRIGLRGFEAVKALKRDYAWAIDLELCVFPQEGLTNDPGAEKLLAQALRDGGEVIGGCPYMDTDPNAHLARIFDLAEEFDIDVDLHLDFDLDPSWWHLDEVCRQTERRNYQGRVAIGHATKLSALPPDRMKAATAQLAKCGVAVTVLPATDLYLMGREATHNAPRGLTLAHKLAADGVLCSVATNNVLNPFTPFGDASLLRMANFYANVAHASVSDFDVCLDLVTELPARLMNLGDYGIKVGNPADLIVLDTKDSRFAIAELPDVLMGFKGGRQTFARARPTLFKS; encoded by the coding sequence ATGACCACCCAAGCCGCCTTCGACCTGATCTTCCGCAACGCGCTGTTGCGCTCTTCCGCCGCACCCGTCGATATCGGCGTGAAGGGCAGCCGTATCGCCGCGATCGCGCCACAGCTGGCCTGCGAGGCCGCCGAGATCGATCTCGGCGGCCACCTTGCCCTGCCCGGCTTCGTCGACACCCACATCCATCTCGACAAGGCCTGCCTGCTCGGCCGCTGCGGCCACGATCACGGCAGCGTCTCGGACGCGATCCGCGCCGTCGCCGCGATGAAGAAGGATTTCACGATCGAGGACGTCTACGCGCGCGGCGCCAGAGTGCTCGAACGCGCCATCGTCAACGGCACGATGCGCATGCGCACGCATGTCGAGATCGACCCCCGCATCGGCCTCCGCGGATTCGAGGCGGTCAAGGCGCTGAAGCGCGACTACGCCTGGGCGATCGATCTCGAGCTCTGCGTCTTCCCGCAGGAAGGCCTGACCAACGATCCCGGAGCTGAGAAGCTGCTGGCCCAGGCGCTGCGCGACGGCGGCGAGGTCATCGGCGGCTGTCCCTACATGGACACCGACCCGAACGCGCACCTTGCGCGCATCTTCGATCTGGCTGAGGAATTCGACATCGACGTCGACCTCCATCTCGACTTCGATCTCGATCCCTCCTGGTGGCATCTCGACGAGGTCTGCCGCCAGACCGAGCGGCGCAATTATCAAGGACGCGTCGCGATCGGCCATGCGACAAAACTGTCGGCGTTGCCGCCGGACCGGATGAAGGCCGCCACCGCGCAACTGGCGAAATGCGGCGTTGCCGTCACGGTGCTACCCGCGACCGATCTCTATCTGATGGGGCGCGAGGCCACGCACAATGCGCCGCGCGGGCTGACTCTCGCCCACAAGCTCGCGGCCGACGGCGTGCTCTGCTCGGTCGCCACCAACAACGTGCTCAACCCCTTCACCCCGTTCGGCGATGCCTCGCTGCTGCGGATGGCGAACTTCTACGCCAATGTCGCGCACGCCTCGGTCAGCGACTTCGATGTTTGCCTGGACCTCGTGACCGAGCTGCCGGCCCGGCTGATGAACCTCGGTGACTACGGCATCAAGGTCGGCAATCCCGCCGATCTGATCGTGCTCGATACGAAGGACAGCCGATTCGCCATCGCCGAGCTGCCCGACGTCCTGATGGGCTTCAAGGGCGGCCGGCAGACATTCGCGCGGGCGCGGCCGACGCTGTTCAAGAGCTGA
- a CDS encoding nuclear transport factor 2 family protein: protein MSTPAKAESPMTDAEIVEAYLTASMIPDPDAAAAYMKPGTVITFTGGRAFDHPRGPTGFNAKRYRWVKKKMDRFDVCPGADETVVYSVGTLYGEWIDGSPFEGNRYVDRFVVRGGQIVKMDVWNDSAERILVQRGIEA, encoded by the coding sequence ATGTCCACTCCCGCAAAAGCCGAAAGCCCGATGACTGACGCCGAGATTGTCGAAGCCTATCTGACCGCTTCAATGATACCGGATCCCGACGCCGCTGCGGCTTATATGAAGCCGGGCACGGTGATCACGTTCACCGGCGGTCGGGCGTTCGATCATCCGCGCGGCCCGACCGGCTTCAATGCGAAACGCTATCGCTGGGTCAAGAAGAAGATGGACCGGTTCGACGTCTGCCCGGGCGCGGACGAGACCGTCGTCTACAGCGTCGGCACGCTCTATGGCGAGTGGATCGACGGCAGCCCGTTCGAGGGCAACCGCTACGTCGATCGCTTCGTCGTGAGAGGCGGGCAGATCGTGAAGATGGACGTCTGGAACGACAGCGCCGAGCGCATTCTCGTTCAGCGCGGCATTGAGGCTTAG
- a CDS encoding GntR family transcriptional regulator, with protein MAARASSKTSESSDKVSVICRALRRAIIEQALEPGAKLPEDALGERFGVSRTIARHALGQLAAEGLVELRRNRIAVVATPSWQEARDAFDIRIELERLVVRQLAGKLTKAQIAELNAHVDAEDRARGGTDAVSIRLATEFHILLAHMTNSPILVRYVSEVAYRCCLTLSLYSRPHSTECAINEHRAIIAALAKGDAAKVMELMHHHLDSVANRALVAPTPQRGRDLLDILAPYADEVTSNRVVKLPKMARRG; from the coding sequence ATGGCGGCGCGCGCCAGCAGCAAGACTTCTGAATCGTCGGACAAGGTCAGCGTGATCTGCCGCGCGCTCCGGCGCGCCATCATCGAGCAGGCACTGGAGCCCGGCGCCAAGCTGCCGGAGGATGCGCTTGGCGAGCGCTTCGGCGTCAGCCGCACCATTGCCCGCCACGCCCTGGGCCAACTCGCCGCCGAAGGCCTCGTCGAGCTCCGCCGCAACCGGATCGCGGTGGTGGCGACGCCGAGCTGGCAGGAGGCGCGCGATGCCTTCGACATCCGCATCGAGCTCGAACGCCTCGTGGTGCGCCAGCTCGCGGGCAAGCTGACCAAGGCGCAGATCGCCGAGCTGAACGCCCATGTCGACGCCGAGGATCGCGCCCGCGGCGGCACGGATGCGGTGTCGATCCGGCTTGCGACCGAATTCCACATTCTGCTCGCCCACATGACGAACAGCCCGATCCTGGTGCGCTATGTCAGCGAGGTCGCCTATCGCTGCTGCCTGACGCTGTCGCTCTATAGCCGGCCGCATTCCACCGAATGCGCCATCAACGAGCACCGCGCCATCATCGCAGCGCTGGCGAAGGGCGATGCGGCGAAGGTGATGGAATTGATGCATCATCACCTGGATTCCGTGGCCAATCGCGCGCTGGTCGCCCCTACTCCGCAGCGCGGCCGCGACCTGCTCGACATCCTCGCACCCTATGCGGACGAGGTGACAAGCAATCGCGTCGTCAAGCTGCCGAAAATGGCGCGGAGGGGCTAA
- a CDS encoding ABC transporter ATP-binding protein translates to MQPNTRFDGRPVPEGSATTAIELSEASVTFGRGARAVPALSKTTLKIADGEFVALVGPSGCGKSTILRLVSGLVQPTSGVVIVGGREVAARAMRVGMAFQNPTMLPWMTIERNIMLPLKIVEPFRSNFRRLRKTEFRDKANALLEQVGLKGFGNRYPWQLSGGMLQRANLCRALIHEPRMLLLDEPFGALDQFTREELWAILQNLWMTHKPTVLLVTHDLREAGFLASRICVMSARPGRILDDSRVVFARPRTVAMTFEPDFVALNQKLRAFIEDARRAAEQRAG, encoded by the coding sequence ATGCAACCCAACACCCGGTTCGACGGCCGGCCCGTTCCCGAAGGCTCTGCGACCACCGCCATCGAGCTGTCCGAGGCCTCGGTGACCTTCGGGCGCGGCGCCCGCGCCGTGCCAGCGTTGTCGAAGACCACGCTCAAGATCGCCGACGGCGAGTTTGTCGCATTGGTCGGCCCGTCCGGATGCGGCAAATCGACCATTTTGCGTCTCGTCAGCGGCCTGGTGCAGCCGACCAGCGGCGTCGTCATCGTCGGCGGCCGCGAGGTTGCGGCGCGGGCGATGCGGGTCGGCATGGCGTTCCAGAACCCGACCATGCTGCCGTGGATGACGATCGAGCGGAACATTATGCTGCCGCTGAAGATCGTCGAGCCGTTCCGCTCGAATTTCCGCAGGCTGCGCAAGACCGAATTCCGCGACAAGGCCAATGCCCTGCTGGAGCAGGTCGGCCTCAAGGGTTTTGGCAATCGCTATCCCTGGCAGCTCTCCGGCGGCATGCTCCAGCGCGCCAATCTGTGCCGAGCGCTGATCCACGAGCCGCGCATGCTGCTGCTGGACGAGCCCTTCGGCGCGCTCGACCAGTTCACCCGCGAGGAGCTGTGGGCGATCCTCCAGAACCTCTGGATGACGCACAAGCCGACCGTGCTGCTGGTGACGCACGATCTGCGCGAGGCGGGCTTTCTTGCCAGCCGCATCTGCGTGATGAGCGCGCGTCCCGGCCGTATCCTCGACGACAGCCGCGTCGTGTTCGCGCGACCGCGCACCGTTGCGATGACCTTCGAGCCGGATTTCGTCGCGCTGAACCAGAAGCTGCGCGCCTTCATCGAGGACGCGCGCAGAGCCGCTGAGCAGAGGGCAGGCTGA
- a CDS encoding ABC transporter permease, with protein MFGIDIRQKAWSAGLIVLFFVAWELFCLMTGMSDLVLPRPSQVFVTLVQRFPVLWPHIVQTLATTMFGFVLGVALGVALGAIIGVSKTAYDTCYPLLIGFSSIPKVAVVPIFVLWFGSGTVPAVLTALSICFFPIVVNIATGLATTEPELEDVLKALGASKLDILWNVGLPRTMPFFFASLKVAISYAFVGAVLSETVASNRGIGNVMMTASSNFNVPLVFAGLFVLAGLGVALYVVFSLIEGQVTGWATRKNDVIAT; from the coding sequence ATGTTCGGAATCGATATCAGGCAGAAGGCGTGGTCGGCGGGGCTGATCGTGCTGTTCTTCGTCGCCTGGGAGCTGTTCTGCCTCATGACCGGCATGTCCGACCTGGTGCTGCCGCGACCCTCGCAGGTGTTCGTGACGCTGGTCCAGCGCTTCCCGGTGCTGTGGCCGCACATCGTGCAGACGCTCGCCACCACCATGTTCGGCTTCGTGCTTGGCGTCGCGCTCGGCGTCGCTCTCGGCGCGATCATCGGCGTCTCCAAGACGGCCTACGACACCTGCTATCCGCTGCTGATCGGCTTCTCCTCGATCCCCAAGGTCGCAGTGGTGCCGATCTTCGTGCTGTGGTTCGGCTCCGGCACGGTGCCGGCGGTGCTGACCGCGCTCTCGATCTGCTTCTTCCCGATCGTCGTCAACATCGCGACGGGCCTTGCGACTACTGAGCCTGAGCTCGAGGACGTGTTGAAGGCGCTCGGCGCCAGCAAGCTCGACATCCTCTGGAACGTCGGCTTGCCGCGCACCATGCCGTTCTTCTTTGCTTCGCTCAAGGTCGCGATCTCCTATGCCTTCGTCGGCGCAGTACTGTCGGAGACTGTCGCCTCCAACCGCGGCATCGGCAACGTCATGATGACCGCGTCCTCCAATTTCAACGTGCCGCTGGTTTTCGCCGGCCTGTTCGTGCTCGCCGGGCTCGGCGTCGCGCTCTACGTCGTGTTCTCGCTGATCGAAGGGCAGGTCACCGGCTGGGCCACGCGCAAGAACGACGTGATCGCCACCTGA
- a CDS encoding ABC transporter substrate-binding protein, whose product MMRKVTAALFGLALSTGAAMAQETTIKFTLGWKTQGSDAAFFYAKDNGFFKEEGLNVVIDQGEGSGATVTRVMSGAYDAGFGDVNAIIQNASTKPQEAPVMVYMMWNQPPFAIVAKKTSGINTIKDFEGHTLGGAQGTPTTRLLPVFTRKNGLDGEKIKISNMAPNLQEPMLIKGDIDAALVFNITSYFNLVLNRQDPDKDFKWFSFGEYGLDLYSNGVMVSRKLIASNPKAVAGLVRAINRGAIAVAKDQNAGMKAALNYDNLINAEVEKRRLQYSFEKLIVSPEMKEIGIGDIKDDRMTRAIGIVVEGYQLARAPTPAEVFSREFLPPRAERELVYTAN is encoded by the coding sequence ATGATGAGAAAAGTGACTGCAGCGCTGTTCGGATTGGCCCTGTCCACCGGGGCTGCGATGGCTCAGGAGACCACGATCAAGTTCACGCTGGGCTGGAAAACCCAGGGCAGCGACGCCGCCTTCTTCTATGCCAAGGACAACGGCTTCTTCAAGGAAGAGGGCCTCAACGTCGTCATCGATCAGGGCGAGGGCTCCGGCGCCACCGTCACGCGCGTGATGTCCGGTGCCTATGACGCCGGCTTCGGCGACGTCAACGCCATCATCCAGAACGCCTCGACCAAGCCGCAAGAGGCGCCCGTCATGGTCTACATGATGTGGAACCAGCCGCCGTTCGCGATCGTCGCCAAGAAGACCAGCGGCATCAACACCATCAAGGATTTCGAAGGCCACACGCTCGGCGGCGCGCAGGGCACGCCGACGACGCGCCTGTTGCCGGTGTTCACCCGCAAGAACGGGCTCGACGGCGAGAAGATCAAGATCTCCAACATGGCGCCGAACCTGCAGGAGCCGATGCTGATCAAGGGCGACATCGATGCGGCCCTGGTCTTCAACATCACCAGCTATTTCAACCTGGTGCTCAACCGCCAGGATCCGGACAAGGACTTCAAATGGTTCTCGTTCGGTGAGTACGGCCTCGATCTCTATTCCAACGGCGTGATGGTTTCCCGCAAGCTGATCGCCTCGAACCCGAAGGCGGTCGCGGGCCTGGTGCGCGCCATCAACAGGGGGGCGATCGCGGTCGCCAAGGACCAGAATGCCGGCATGAAGGCGGCGCTGAACTACGACAACCTCATCAATGCCGAGGTGGAGAAGCGCCGGCTGCAATATTCCTTCGAGAAGCTGATCGTCTCGCCGGAAATGAAGGAGATCGGCATCGGCGACATCAAGGACGACCGCATGACCCGCGCCATCGGCATCGTGGTTGAGGGCTATCAGCTCGCCCGCGCGCCGACGCCGGCAGAGGTATTCTCGCGCGAATTCCTGCCGCCGCGCGCGGAGCGGGAGCTGGTGTACACTGCCAACTGA
- a CDS encoding amidohydrolase family protein, translating to MATEISATSLFRGPDRGVSDNVVLRHDGGIITDVAEGAGPGPRSFVIPAFVNAHDHARATASSFGAVGMPLESWILRTALGSPVDPYLTAVSALARSAKAGCAAIMVHYTRPSGTMALVDEAKAVAKAASDVGIRIAFALAVRDQNPIVYGDAEPVLSGLPGGDRKTIEDLFVRAPMSPKAYIELTDAIAAAVAGPMIDVQLGPAGVQWCSKPLLEAVAENSARTGRRIHMHLLETVYQRAWADQHFSDMVRWLGDVGFLSERLTLAHCIHARPEELEMIAASGARIVTNFSSNMHLRSGLAPIAAAHRCGCAITVGVDGLALDEDDDILREMRLVQMVHGGVGFKATWTPAEMFSLAIRNGRRATGAPGSGELAAGNPADYVVVDLDRLDRDQIMPVDPMALLFARGNASLVKEVVVAGKSIVRDGICAGVDLPAVEQELRAMYRANVGKLDSFRRMWPSLSDRLSGWFEQQLTCE from the coding sequence ATGGCCACGGAGATCTCGGCAACCAGCCTGTTCCGTGGTCCTGACCGTGGCGTCAGCGACAACGTCGTGCTGCGGCACGACGGCGGCATCATCACCGACGTCGCGGAGGGGGCGGGGCCCGGGCCGCGCTCTTTCGTTATCCCGGCTTTCGTCAACGCCCATGATCACGCCCGCGCCACAGCATCGTCCTTCGGTGCCGTCGGGATGCCCCTGGAAAGCTGGATTCTGCGCACCGCGCTGGGCTCGCCGGTCGATCCCTATCTGACCGCCGTCTCGGCATTGGCCCGTTCCGCCAAGGCAGGCTGCGCGGCGATTATGGTCCATTACACGCGCCCGAGCGGGACGATGGCGCTGGTGGACGAGGCGAAGGCCGTTGCGAAAGCCGCATCCGACGTCGGCATCCGCATCGCGTTTGCATTGGCGGTGCGCGACCAGAATCCCATCGTCTATGGTGATGCCGAGCCCGTGCTCTCAGGGCTTCCCGGAGGCGATCGCAAGACCATCGAGGATCTCTTCGTTCGCGCGCCGATGTCGCCGAAAGCCTATATCGAGCTGACCGATGCGATTGCCGCAGCCGTCGCCGGACCGATGATTGACGTGCAGCTCGGGCCCGCCGGCGTGCAATGGTGCTCGAAGCCGCTGCTGGAGGCGGTGGCGGAGAACTCCGCGCGGACCGGCCGGCGCATCCACATGCATCTCTTGGAAACCGTGTATCAGCGCGCCTGGGCCGACCAGCACTTTTCGGATATGGTGCGCTGGCTTGGCGATGTCGGCTTTCTCTCCGAGCGGCTGACGCTGGCGCATTGCATTCACGCCCGGCCCGAAGAGCTCGAGATGATCGCGGCCTCCGGCGCGCGCATCGTCACCAATTTCAGCTCGAACATGCATCTGCGCTCGGGCCTCGCCCCGATTGCCGCCGCACACAGATGCGGCTGCGCCATTACCGTCGGCGTCGACGGCCTGGCTTTGGATGAGGATGACGACATTTTGCGCGAGATGCGGCTGGTGCAGATGGTCCATGGCGGCGTCGGCTTCAAGGCGACATGGACGCCGGCCGAAATGTTTTCGCTCGCCATCCGTAACGGCCGCCGCGCAACCGGCGCGCCTGGAAGTGGGGAGCTCGCCGCCGGCAATCCGGCCGACTACGTCGTGGTCGATCTCGATCGGCTGGATCGAGACCAGATCATGCCGGTCGACCCCATGGCGCTGCTGTTCGCGCGTGGCAACGCGTCGCTGGTGAAGGAGGTCGTCGTTGCCGGCAAGTCGATCGTGCGGGACGGGATCTGCGCCGGCGTCGACCTGCCGGCCGTCGAGCAGGAATTGCGGGCGATGTACCGCGCCAATGTCGGCAAGCTCGACAGCTTCCGGCGGATGTGGCCGTCCCTGTCGGATCGGCTGAGCGGCTGGTTCGAGCAGCAGCTGACCTGCGAGTGA
- a CDS encoding amino acid ABC transporter substrate-binding protein: MRLPTVLLALTCLAGAASAEDLTGTLQKVKETRKITLGYQEASVPFSYLDGNQKPVGFAMDICLRIVEAVKKQLGMPDISVETLAVTSSNRIPLMVNGTLDLHCSATTNNADRQKQVAFTNTHFLSATRFAARKAANIKTIDDLKGRAVTAVAGSVNLTQLAKVNTERNLGINIMPAKDQAEAFLLLETDRAQAYALDDVQLAVAIARSKEPQAFMISEEAFSKPEPYGIMLRREDAPFKALADRATAELYASPEIEVLYKKWLQSPTPPNGLNYNVPMSSALRNAFKKPSSSADPDVYVVN; encoded by the coding sequence ATGCGCCTACCGACCGTTCTCCTGGCCCTGACATGTCTTGCGGGCGCAGCTTCAGCCGAAGACCTCACGGGCACGCTCCAGAAGGTGAAGGAGACCAGGAAGATCACGCTGGGCTATCAGGAAGCCTCGGTCCCGTTCAGTTATCTCGACGGCAACCAGAAGCCGGTCGGCTTTGCCATGGACATCTGCCTCCGCATCGTCGAAGCCGTGAAGAAGCAGCTCGGCATGCCCGACATTTCCGTCGAGACCCTCGCAGTGACGTCGTCGAACCGCATTCCGCTGATGGTCAACGGCACGCTCGACCTGCATTGCTCGGCGACCACCAACAATGCCGACCGCCAGAAGCAGGTCGCCTTCACCAACACGCATTTCCTCAGCGCGACGCGGTTCGCGGCCAGGAAGGCGGCGAATATCAAGACCATCGACGATCTCAAGGGCAGGGCGGTCACGGCGGTCGCCGGCTCGGTCAACCTGACGCAGCTCGCCAAGGTCAACACCGAGCGCAATCTCGGCATCAACATCATGCCGGCCAAGGACCAGGCCGAGGCGTTCCTGTTGCTGGAAACCGACCGCGCCCAGGCCTATGCACTCGACGACGTCCAGCTCGCGGTCGCGATCGCGCGGTCGAAGGAGCCGCAAGCGTTCATGATCAGCGAGGAGGCGTTCTCCAAACCCGAGCCTTACGGCATCATGCTGCGGCGAGAGGATGCGCCATTCAAGGCGCTCGCCGATCGCGCAACGGCGGAGCTTTATGCCAGCCCCGAGATCGAGGTGCTCTACAAGAAGTGGCTGCAATCGCCGACACCGCCGAACGGCCTCAACTACAACGTCCCGATGTCATCAGCCTTGCGCAACGCCTTCAAGAAGCCGAGCTCGAGCGCCGATCCCGATGTCTACGTGGTGAATTGA